Proteins encoded together in one Thermoplasmatales archaeon BRNA1 window:
- a CDS encoding Kef-type K+ transport systems, membrane components, translated as MELLPIAMMLVVLFTLARVGNRVFEHFGVPGLIGEIIVGILIANIVIWDGETLVELLHAAVPAVGANPGDLETTEFYSVLYVAAELGVIFLLFSVGLETKVEQLLNVGKSAMLVAVLGVVVPFVLGFAFIMFQDGNFHHAMFLAAAMVATSVGITARVIKDMHLMEKRESRIIIGAAVIDDVLGMIVLAIVKGVAGSDSGVSISSILIIIVEAIGFVLITIWAAKVLVPKFDDWNERRKLAYMEKNKRSPQGYNDLVVALIVCLAFATFAEFIGLAAIIGAFLAGMLFANKAWESGLDKKFETVTTVFISFFFLNVGMQVDASQLSDTTIIIDVVIVIILAVISKFVGCGLGAKLGDASLDKNSVSIIGVGMVPRGEVGIIVASIGLSIVLSDGTQALSGDLYTVIVLMAVATTVIAPPLLTKVFRKRYPEEFSITAGDRI; from the coding sequence ATGGAACTTCTCCCCATCGCGATGATGCTCGTCGTGCTCTTCACGCTTGCCCGTGTCGGCAACCGCGTTTTCGAGCACTTCGGTGTACCGGGACTTATCGGGGAGATCATCGTCGGAATCCTGATCGCCAACATCGTCATCTGGGACGGGGAGACCCTGGTGGAGCTTCTGCACGCCGCCGTCCCCGCCGTAGGGGCCAACCCAGGCGACCTGGAGACCACGGAATTCTACAGCGTGCTCTACGTGGCCGCCGAGCTGGGAGTGATATTCCTGCTGTTCTCGGTGGGTCTGGAGACGAAAGTCGAGCAGCTCCTGAACGTCGGTAAGAGCGCCATGCTAGTCGCCGTTCTGGGAGTCGTAGTGCCTTTCGTCCTGGGATTCGCATTCATCATGTTCCAGGACGGGAACTTCCACCATGCCATGTTCCTAGCGGCCGCGATGGTCGCGACATCCGTGGGCATCACCGCCCGTGTGATCAAGGACATGCACCTCATGGAGAAGCGCGAGTCCCGTATCATCATCGGGGCCGCAGTCATCGACGATGTCTTGGGCATGATCGTTCTCGCCATCGTCAAGGGTGTTGCGGGATCCGATTCCGGCGTCTCCATCTCGAGCATCCTAATCATCATCGTCGAGGCCATCGGGTTCGTGCTCATCACCATCTGGGCCGCCAAGGTCCTGGTTCCGAAGTTCGACGACTGGAACGAGAGGCGCAAGCTCGCCTATATGGAGAAGAACAAGAGGTCCCCCCAGGGATACAACGACCTGGTCGTGGCCCTCATCGTCTGTCTCGCCTTCGCGACCTTTGCGGAGTTCATCGGCCTCGCGGCCATCATCGGTGCCTTCCTGGCGGGAATGCTCTTCGCCAACAAGGCATGGGAGTCCGGGCTCGACAAGAAGTTCGAGACCGTCACCACTGTGTTCATCTCCTTCTTCTTCCTCAACGTGGGTATGCAGGTGGATGCAAGCCAGCTCAGCGACACCACCATCATCATCGACGTGGTGATCGTCATCATCCTCGCCGTCATCTCGAAGTTCGTCGGCTGCGGACTCGGAGCGAAGCTCGGGGACGCTTCCCTGGACAAGAACTCCGTCAGCATCATCGGGGTCGGAATGGTGCCCAGGGGCGAGGTGGGGATCATCGTCGCCTCCATCGGACTCAGCATAGTCCTGTCCGACGGCACCCAGGCGCTCTCCGGCGATCTTTACACCGTGATCGTCCTCATGGCTGTCGCCACCACGGTCATCGCGCCTCCGCTGCTCACCAAGGTGTTCCGCAAGAGGTATCCTGAGGAGTTCAGTATCACCGCGGGCGACCGCATCTGA
- a CDS encoding putative transcriptional regulators containing the CopG/Arc/MetJ DNA-binding domain and a metal-binding domain codes for MAVISVSLGEDNIEDLDRIQKLYGLKGRSDAVRTAINLATSEVQDLKELEGSVEGVLITIRHDHADPWMSTIQARYVNAIKTQLHSHLKDKKCLEVMIVSCSADDLRSMMFEIEGTGKADYVRFVRS; via the coding sequence ATGGCAGTCATCAGCGTGTCCCTCGGGGAGGACAACATCGAGGACCTCGACAGGATACAGAAGCTATACGGCCTCAAGGGCAGGAGCGATGCCGTCCGCACCGCCATCAACCTAGCCACTTCCGAGGTGCAGGACCTGAAGGAACTCGAGGGTTCGGTGGAGGGGGTTCTCATCACCATCAGGCACGACCACGCAGACCCATGGATGAGCACCATCCAGGCGCGTTATGTCAACGCCATCAAGACACAGCTCCACTCGCACCTGAAGGACAAGAAATGCCTCGAGGTCATGATTGTAAGCTGCAGTGCCGATGACCTCCGCTCGATGATGTTCGAGATCGAGGGCACGGGCAAGGCGGATTATGTCCGTTTTGTGCGCAGCTGA
- a CDS encoding putative divalent heavy-metal cations transporter gives MDEFLTLLIYIAVLFAVSLAAARLPYFMNSQESRLHLMIAFSAGIMIGVLFVMLLPEALERTEDGGYEYTWAGYMILAGVIVALLFDCLVKHLMPEGDNEERDHDITSMSAFLGLAIHCFFDGLSLAAAFVAGEEIGVLVLIALCLHKVVVVFSLSTTMSMGSKKDEAWKYLVLFCLITPLAAIPSYLVIDGQDIGFAGLALCFSVGIFAFVTLCDMLPESFHENEGSTQRLGLLMLGIAIVIAVALISHELMGGVEI, from the coding sequence ATGGACGAATTCCTGACGCTCCTCATCTACATCGCCGTGCTTTTCGCGGTCTCCCTTGCGGCCGCAAGGCTCCCCTACTTCATGAACTCGCAGGAATCCCGTCTGCACCTGATGATCGCGTTCAGCGCCGGCATCATGATCGGCGTCCTGTTCGTCATGCTCCTCCCGGAGGCCCTCGAGAGGACCGAGGACGGAGGTTACGAGTACACCTGGGCGGGATACATGATCCTTGCCGGAGTCATCGTCGCCCTGCTGTTCGACTGCCTCGTCAAGCACCTCATGCCAGAAGGCGACAACGAGGAACGCGATCACGACATTACATCCATGTCCGCCTTCCTCGGCCTTGCGATCCACTGTTTCTTCGACGGTCTTTCTCTGGCCGCCGCGTTCGTCGCCGGCGAGGAGATCGGGGTCCTCGTGCTCATCGCACTGTGCCTCCACAAGGTCGTCGTGGTTTTCTCCCTGTCCACCACCATGTCCATGGGTTCGAAGAAGGATGAGGCCTGGAAATACCTCGTTCTGTTCTGCCTGATAACCCCCCTGGCCGCCATCCCCTCCTATCTGGTCATCGACGGGCAGGACATCGGCTTTGCCGGACTTGCGCTGTGCTTCTCCGTGGGAATCTTCGCGTTCGTCACCCTGTGCGACATGCTGCCGGAGTCCTTCCACGAGAACGAGGGCTCCACCCAGCGCCTGGGATTGCTCATGCTCGGTATCGCAATCGTGATCGCTGTCGCGCTGATATCCCACGAACTGATGGGCGGGGTCGAGATCTGA
- a CDS encoding hydrogenobyrinic acid a,c-diamide synthase (glutamine-hydrolysing)/cobyrinate a,c-diamide synthase, with protein MITAPASGSGKTLVTCGILQALVNRGMKVSSFKCGPDYIDPMFHARVIGTRSRNLDTFFCDDGTLKYIFKRSAEPSDISVIEAVMGFYDGMRSGDTRGSSYEVSEKLEAPVILLVNTRGTSISCVATIKGFKEFRKNRIAGVILNNMSPGVYADVSPIIEREIGLKVIGYVPKMKDLVLESRHLGLVLPDEVSQLKENLNTLAERLEETLDIDALIDIANGASDIDAEEPEHGVIDGKVKIGLAYDDTFCFTYEDNIALLEECGAEIVRFSPMHDRKIPDGVCGIILSGGYPELHGEALSSNKSMLQDLKSKVDAGMPCLAECGGFMYLHERMEDADGKVWPMAGVIQGEVRNTGKLTRFGYVALTSGSRDSILGSGAKGHEFHYWDSSNPGESWTAVKSSGKTYTCGHEKDGLAAGFPHLYYYSNPDIAYRFVKKCQMYGSR; from the coding sequence ATGATAACCGCCCCCGCCAGCGGGAGCGGCAAGACCCTGGTCACCTGCGGGATCCTCCAGGCACTGGTGAACAGGGGGATGAAGGTCTCATCGTTCAAATGCGGGCCGGATTACATCGATCCCATGTTCCATGCCAGGGTCATCGGGACCAGGTCGAGGAACCTGGACACGTTCTTCTGCGACGACGGCACCCTGAAGTACATCTTCAAGCGGTCCGCCGAGCCCTCCGACATCTCCGTTATCGAGGCCGTCATGGGATTCTATGACGGAATGCGTTCCGGCGATACCAGGGGCAGCTCCTACGAGGTCTCGGAGAAACTTGAGGCACCCGTGATCCTCCTGGTGAACACCAGGGGGACATCGATCTCCTGCGTCGCCACCATCAAGGGATTCAAGGAGTTCCGCAAGAACAGGATCGCGGGAGTCATCCTCAACAACATGAGCCCCGGCGTGTACGCCGACGTTTCCCCTATCATCGAGAGGGAGATCGGGCTCAAAGTCATCGGGTACGTGCCGAAAATGAAGGACCTGGTGCTGGAATCCAGGCATCTGGGTCTTGTCCTTCCGGACGAGGTCTCCCAACTGAAGGAGAACCTCAACACCCTGGCCGAGAGGCTGGAGGAGACCCTCGACATCGATGCCCTCATCGACATCGCCAACGGCGCCTCCGACATCGACGCCGAGGAGCCCGAGCACGGAGTCATCGACGGGAAGGTGAAGATCGGTCTCGCTTACGACGACACGTTCTGTTTCACGTACGAGGACAACATCGCCCTCCTCGAGGAGTGCGGTGCGGAGATCGTGCGCTTCTCGCCGATGCACGACCGGAAGATCCCAGACGGAGTATGCGGCATCATCCTCTCCGGAGGATATCCGGAGCTTCACGGCGAAGCCCTCAGCTCCAACAAATCCATGCTCCAGGATCTCAAGAGCAAGGTGGATGCGGGAATGCCCTGCCTCGCGGAGTGCGGCGGATTCATGTATCTGCATGAGAGGATGGAGGATGCCGACGGCAAGGTCTGGCCCATGGCGGGAGTGATTCAGGGAGAGGTCAGGAACACCGGCAAGCTCACCCGCTTCGGATATGTCGCCCTCACATCCGGATCCAGGGATTCGATCCTGGGGTCCGGTGCCAAGGGCCATGAGTTCCATTATTGGGACAGCTCGAACCCCGGGGAGTCATGGACTGCCGTGAAATCCTCCGGCAAGACCTACACGTGCGGGCATGAGAAGGACGGTCTTGCGGCCGGCTTCCCCCACCTGTACTATTACAGCAACCCCGACATAGCGTACCGCTTCGTCAAGAAGTGCCAGATGTACGGTTCGAGGTAA
- a CDS encoding precorrin-6x reductase has product MKQVLVFAGTTEGGAISAYLDRAGVKVHACVATDYGTTSVPKGRNIEVSAHPLDPEEMRDLMREYPVVVDATHPYATSITGHIREACHDTGAEYIRIQRPSIPISGDDIREVKSIDEAVEFLKWTDGNILVTTGSKDLEKYTAIPNYKSRVFARVLSLPGVAQRCSELGFEGKNLFAMQGPFCEELDYGMLLQTKAKYLVTKDTGGPGGFAEKVCSARKAKATIVLVGRPPEKEGMTYDEATEYLAKKLDLLDVADASDFGAVGRRKMSLIGTGVGPGTGLTEAASAAVREADLVVGAERMLEIPEAIGKQQLKEYMPSRIFDYLNMHPEFRNIAVLLSGDVGFYSAARSILGTVDPKEFDTFAYCGISSVQYLCARAGIPWQDVRLVSAHGKGANIVGEVRRSPACFFLLNGKEGVKEMCAGLCEYGFSNVSVIVGSDLGYPEENFVFGTPQEVASAELGTLCAAVVLNPRCDRTNPISIPDSEFIRGDAPMTKSEVRALSVAKLKLSEDSVVYDVGAGTGSCSIEMARVAVEGTVYAIEKETEAADLIETNKKKFATPNVQVIRGLAPSALASLPAPTHVFIGGSSGNLDEIVMAVLEKNPNVRLVVNSVTLETISEVLRLPDKCAVEQLEVVCLNVATSRHLGHYNLMTAQNPVYIAVFRGKPL; this is encoded by the coding sequence ATGAAACAGGTACTCGTTTTCGCAGGCACCACCGAGGGGGGTGCCATCTCCGCTTATCTCGACCGCGCCGGCGTCAAAGTGCACGCGTGCGTGGCCACGGATTATGGGACCACGTCCGTGCCGAAGGGCAGGAACATCGAGGTCTCCGCGCACCCGCTGGACCCCGAGGAGATGAGGGACCTAATGAGGGAGTATCCCGTCGTCGTGGATGCCACCCATCCCTATGCCACAAGCATCACGGGCCACATCAGGGAGGCCTGCCACGATACGGGTGCGGAGTACATCCGCATCCAGAGGCCGTCCATCCCAATCTCCGGCGACGACATCAGGGAGGTGAAGTCCATCGACGAGGCGGTCGAGTTCCTGAAATGGACCGACGGGAACATCCTCGTCACCACCGGGAGCAAGGATCTTGAGAAGTACACCGCGATCCCGAATTACAAGTCCCGTGTGTTCGCCAGGGTACTGTCCCTCCCGGGCGTCGCGCAGAGGTGCTCCGAACTCGGATTCGAGGGGAAGAACCTCTTCGCCATGCAGGGTCCGTTCTGCGAGGAACTCGATTACGGGATGCTCCTGCAGACAAAGGCGAAGTATCTGGTCACCAAGGACACCGGCGGACCCGGGGGGTTCGCCGAGAAGGTATGTTCCGCCAGGAAGGCGAAGGCGACCATCGTCCTCGTCGGCCGCCCCCCGGAGAAGGAGGGGATGACCTACGACGAGGCCACGGAATATCTCGCCAAGAAGCTGGACCTCCTGGATGTCGCCGATGCATCCGACTTCGGTGCTGTCGGGAGGAGGAAGATGTCCCTAATAGGGACCGGAGTCGGTCCGGGGACCGGACTCACCGAGGCCGCGTCGGCGGCCGTCCGCGAGGCGGACCTGGTGGTCGGTGCGGAGCGCATGCTGGAGATCCCTGAGGCCATCGGCAAGCAGCAGCTCAAGGAGTACATGCCCAGCCGTATCTTCGACTATCTGAACATGCATCCCGAGTTCAGGAACATCGCGGTCCTGCTCTCGGGCGACGTGGGATTCTACAGTGCCGCCCGCTCCATACTCGGAACGGTGGATCCGAAGGAGTTCGACACCTTCGCGTATTGTGGCATCTCGTCCGTACAATACCTCTGTGCCAGAGCGGGGATCCCGTGGCAGGACGTCCGTCTGGTCAGCGCACACGGGAAGGGTGCGAACATCGTCGGGGAAGTCCGCAGGAGCCCCGCGTGCTTCTTCCTCCTGAACGGGAAGGAGGGAGTGAAGGAGATGTGTGCCGGGCTGTGCGAGTACGGATTCTCCAACGTATCCGTCATAGTGGGGTCCGACCTCGGATATCCGGAGGAGAACTTCGTCTTCGGGACCCCGCAGGAGGTCGCCAGCGCCGAACTCGGCACCCTGTGCGCGGCCGTCGTCCTCAACCCCAGGTGCGACAGGACCAACCCCATATCCATTCCCGATTCGGAATTCATACGCGGCGATGCCCCGATGACCAAATCCGAGGTCAGGGCGCTGTCCGTTGCCAAGCTCAAGCTCTCCGAGGACTCCGTCGTCTATGATGTAGGGGCGGGAACCGGATCCTGCAGCATCGAGATGGCAAGGGTTGCGGTGGAAGGCACCGTTTACGCCATCGAGAAGGAGACCGAGGCCGCCGATCTCATCGAGACAAACAAGAAGAAGTTCGCCACACCCAATGTTCAGGTAATCAGAGGTCTGGCACCTTCCGCGTTGGCCTCCCTCCCCGCACCCACCCACGTGTTCATAGGGGGTTCGTCCGGGAACCTCGACGAGATCGTCATGGCCGTCCTGGAGAAGAACCCGAACGTCCGCCTCGTGGTCAACTCGGTCACCCTCGAGACCATCTCCGAGGTCCTCAGGCTCCCCGACAAGTGTGCCGTGGAGCAGCTCGAGGTGGTATGCCTCAACGTCGCGACATCGAGGCACCTAGGACACTACAACCTCATGACCGCCCAGAACCCGGTCTACATAGCGGTGTTCAGGGGGAAGCCCCTTTGA
- a CDS encoding Cobalamin biosynthesis protein CbiG, which produces MKAYVIAFSTNGCRTAMAVRDALEGEDVSLFAKTTMDTLGIEKVSESMRSWTRKAFEECDAIVFVGSVGIAVREIAPFIKSKDVDPAIVDLDELGRFCIPLLSGHIGGANELSLRIAGSVGATPVVTTATDINGKISIDAFAVTHGLSIDRLKPAKDVSARILEGSPVGLISDFPIKGEVPKELSSGKDAPTGVYIGEKDEKPFPVTLRLIPRRFVLGIGCKKGTPREAIEERVGLALKEAGITIKSIRACASIDIKSDEEGLLSFAAEHRLPITFYTSEELNAVPGEFSKSDFVRSVTSVDCVCERSAVKASRDGRLVLRKFAGEGVTAAIAEEEFAVDFSDRKGSR; this is translated from the coding sequence ATGAAGGCTTACGTGATTGCATTCTCGACTAACGGATGCCGCACCGCGATGGCGGTGAGGGATGCACTGGAGGGGGAGGACGTCAGTCTCTTCGCCAAGACCACGATGGACACCCTCGGTATCGAGAAGGTCTCCGAATCCATGCGCTCCTGGACCAGGAAGGCATTCGAGGAGTGCGACGCGATAGTGTTCGTCGGGTCCGTGGGAATCGCCGTGAGGGAGATCGCCCCCTTCATCAAATCCAAGGACGTGGACCCGGCCATCGTCGACCTCGATGAACTCGGAAGGTTCTGCATCCCCCTGCTATCCGGACATATCGGCGGGGCGAACGAACTCTCTCTCCGCATAGCGGGTTCCGTAGGCGCGACCCCCGTGGTCACCACCGCCACCGATATCAACGGCAAGATCTCCATCGATGCGTTCGCGGTAACCCACGGGCTCTCCATCGACCGTCTGAAACCCGCCAAGGACGTATCCGCGAGGATCCTCGAGGGGTCGCCCGTCGGCCTGATCTCCGATTTCCCGATCAAGGGGGAGGTGCCGAAGGAACTGTCATCAGGGAAGGATGCGCCGACCGGAGTGTACATCGGCGAGAAGGACGAGAAGCCGTTCCCTGTCACCTTGCGCCTAATCCCGCGCAGGTTCGTCCTCGGCATCGGATGCAAGAAGGGCACCCCGAGGGAGGCCATCGAGGAGAGGGTGGGTCTCGCACTGAAGGAAGCGGGCATCACAATCAAGAGCATCAGGGCATGTGCCAGCATCGACATCAAGAGCGATGAGGAGGGTCTCCTCTCGTTCGCCGCGGAGCACAGGCTCCCCATCACATTCTACACCTCCGAGGAACTCAATGCGGTTCCCGGGGAGTTCTCCAAATCCGACTTCGTCAGGTCGGTGACCTCCGTGGACTGCGTCTGCGAGAGGTCCGCCGTCAAGGCATCCAGGGACGGCCGCCTGGTCCTGCGTAAGTTCGCGGGAGAGGGAGTGACGGCCGCCATCGCAGAGGAGGAGTTCGCAGTGGACTTCTCCGACAGGAAGGGATCAAGATGA
- a CDS encoding cobalamin biosynthesis protein CbiD has protein sequence MPAIDEKDRYIYVGGQKLRRGYTTGSCAAAASKAAAEMLISGKRVETVDILTPRGIPLHISVEDIEMSEGAVSCAVRKDGGDDADDTNGALIYSRVSRSAEEGIHIDGGKGVGRVTRKGLDQPPGNAAINHVPRSMITECITDVCDAFRTTPAFDVVISVKDGETIAKRTFNPRLGIEGGISIIGTSGIVEPMSETALLGSIKAEMSVFMAPGRKFLLTVPGNYGKDFVKDFPALEGQQPVECSNFIGDFLDMAVEMGAEGVLLVGNLGKLVKIAGGIMNTHSRNADSRMEIMASNAIMAGADTETAKKIMGCISTDDALECLDEVGLIKPTMELMIPKIEFHMNHRVKGRIGVGAIVFSTEFGTLGMTPSARGLLEKVGAKE, from the coding sequence ATGCCCGCTATCGACGAAAAGGACAGATACATCTACGTCGGGGGACAGAAGCTCCGCCGCGGATACACCACCGGTTCATGCGCCGCGGCCGCATCGAAAGCCGCCGCGGAGATGCTGATATCGGGCAAGAGGGTCGAGACCGTCGACATACTGACTCCCAGGGGGATCCCGCTGCACATTTCTGTTGAGGACATCGAGATGTCCGAGGGGGCGGTGAGCTGCGCGGTGCGTAAGGACGGCGGTGACGATGCCGACGACACCAACGGCGCGCTCATCTACAGCAGGGTCTCCCGTTCCGCGGAGGAAGGCATACACATCGACGGAGGGAAGGGCGTGGGAAGGGTCACCCGCAAGGGTCTCGACCAGCCCCCCGGCAACGCGGCGATCAACCATGTTCCCCGCAGTATGATCACGGAGTGCATCACCGATGTCTGCGACGCCTTCCGCACGACCCCCGCATTCGACGTGGTCATCTCCGTGAAGGACGGCGAGACCATCGCCAAGAGGACATTCAACCCCCGTCTCGGTATCGAAGGCGGGATATCGATCATTGGGACCAGCGGCATAGTCGAGCCCATGAGCGAGACCGCTCTGCTGGGAAGCATCAAGGCCGAGATGAGCGTTTTCATGGCCCCCGGCAGGAAGTTCCTGCTAACCGTCCCCGGCAACTACGGGAAGGATTTCGTGAAGGACTTCCCCGCGCTCGAAGGGCAGCAGCCCGTGGAGTGCAGCAACTTCATCGGCGACTTCCTCGACATGGCGGTCGAGATGGGCGCAGAGGGGGTGCTCCTGGTGGGCAACCTGGGGAAGCTGGTTAAGATCGCGGGAGGCATCATGAACACCCACTCCCGCAACGCCGACAGCCGTATGGAGATCATGGCTTCCAACGCCATAATGGCAGGGGCGGATACCGAGACGGCCAAGAAGATCATGGGATGCATATCCACGGACGACGCACTCGAGTGTCTCGACGAGGTCGGGCTGATCAAGCCGACCATGGAACTGATGATTCCGAAAATAGAGTTCCATATGAACCACCGCGTCAAGGGGAGGATCGGGGTAGGGGCCATAGTGTTCTCCACGGAGTTCGGCACCCTGGGCATGACGCCGTCCGCAAGGGGGCTTCTGGAAAAGGTAGGTGCGAAGGAATGA